The proteins below come from a single Mucilaginibacter mali genomic window:
- a CDS encoding redoxin family protein: MKMRSKIYKATLLAALISAPAMQLFAQAKTAAAQGVSGDAKLSKLKTTIEANPNDINSLQSYYETFLEVNPGHEKDLVTQIQAWADKFPSAPYFPIYLKRAAKLAARTTDKVALDKLKKAVEATPDSMSRHEAYIEAIGPDNPDLITRYDALMKEFPKNAMVPYALAKMYIDQESPKAKPYLLKTVAINPKYAQAWADLWMDAQRWGHFNEGWEYMKKAIAADPTNPSYQFSYATSFMGLDQKKFIELSFKIAKDFPNSEYAVRALGYMATRSGTAEERIKCYQMIHDNFPKEKGVNYMTSYFDVLIATDPEKAKALASEMKDVKGANAASWTDLSTQAESFIQGKKLLAEHKPAEALAALNKVKLGRYSAFGNESLLLLQADATDQAGDHAAAYAMLMKVFVKDPSPAVQPALYQYGLKAGKNETAVKADIYANLEATAKAATPFTLKKYIGEGSTSLSDYKGKVMLLTYWFPGCGPCRGEMPFFENVVRQYKTKPLEYVGINIVAEQDEYVIPFHNTSGFSFTPLADFKGRDKGNLDNRNAAPVNFIIDQNGRIIFSNFSIHAENESHLKMMIDLVLNSPAKS; the protein is encoded by the coding sequence ATGAAAATGAGATCAAAAATATACAAGGCAACTTTATTAGCTGCCTTGATCAGCGCCCCTGCAATGCAACTATTTGCACAGGCTAAAACAGCGGCCGCCCAGGGTGTTTCAGGCGACGCTAAGTTGTCGAAACTAAAAACTACTATCGAAGCGAACCCGAATGACATCAACTCGCTGCAAAGCTATTATGAGACTTTCCTGGAGGTTAACCCCGGGCACGAAAAAGACCTGGTTACCCAAATACAGGCCTGGGCCGATAAATTTCCGTCTGCGCCTTATTTCCCGATCTACTTAAAGCGGGCGGCGAAGCTGGCTGCAAGAACTACCGACAAAGTGGCACTTGATAAGTTAAAAAAAGCCGTAGAAGCCACACCCGACAGCATGAGCAGGCACGAAGCTTATATTGAAGCCATTGGCCCGGATAACCCCGATTTGATAACCCGGTACGATGCCCTGATGAAGGAGTTCCCCAAAAACGCGATGGTTCCGTATGCGCTGGCTAAGATGTATATAGACCAGGAAAGTCCCAAAGCCAAGCCTTACTTATTAAAAACGGTAGCCATCAACCCTAAATATGCCCAGGCATGGGCCGACCTGTGGATGGATGCCCAGCGCTGGGGCCATTTCAACGAGGGGTGGGAGTATATGAAGAAGGCTATCGCTGCCGACCCGACCAATCCATCGTACCAGTTTAGCTACGCTACCTCATTTATGGGATTGGATCAGAAAAAATTCATCGAACTAAGCTTTAAAATAGCAAAGGATTTTCCAAATTCCGAATACGCTGTGCGGGCGTTGGGTTACATGGCCACACGATCGGGTACTGCCGAAGAAAGGATCAAATGTTATCAAATGATCCACGATAACTTTCCGAAAGAAAAGGGCGTGAATTATATGACCTCTTATTTTGATGTTTTGATCGCTACCGATCCTGAAAAAGCTAAAGCGCTGGCTTCGGAAATGAAGGATGTAAAAGGCGCTAACGCCGCCAGTTGGACTGATCTTTCAACCCAAGCCGAATCGTTTATCCAGGGCAAAAAACTATTAGCTGAACATAAGCCAGCTGAAGCCCTGGCTGCTTTAAATAAAGTGAAATTAGGACGTTATTCTGCATTCGGCAATGAAAGCCTGTTATTGTTACAGGCTGATGCAACCGATCAGGCAGGCGACCACGCGGCAGCTTACGCTATGCTGATGAAGGTGTTTGTTAAAGATCCATCACCGGCCGTGCAGCCGGCCTTATACCAATATGGCCTGAAAGCCGGCAAAAACGAAACTGCGGTTAAAGCCGATATTTATGCCAACCTGGAAGCCACTGCCAAAGCAGCCACACCATTCACCTTGAAGAAGTATATTGGCGAAGGAAGTACTTCACTATCTGATTATAAAGGCAAAGTGATGCTGTTAACCTACTGGTTCCCGGGTTGCGGGCCTTGCAGGGGCGAAATGCCTTTCTTTGAAAACGTGGTAAGGCAGTATAAAACTAAACCGTTGGAATACGTAGGCATCAACATTGTAGCCGAGCAGGATGAATATGTGATCCCGTTCCATAACACCAGCGGTTTCAGCTTTACACCTTTGGCCGATTTTAAAGGAAGGGATAAAGGTAATCTTGATAACAGGAACGCCGCCCCGGTAAATTTTATAATCGATCAAAACGGACGCATCATCTTTAGCAATTTCAGTATCCATGCCGAAAATGAATCGCATTTAAAAATGATGATAGATCTGGTATTGAACTCACCTGCTAAGTCGTAG
- a CDS encoding RagB/SusD family nutrient uptake outer membrane protein — protein sequence MKKLNIMILMLTLISLASCKKYLEEPNKIQTDIKTVDQLQALIDNVSGGPAFSYEGHNATATYSTDDTEVTMDLYKNNPNAVSIANLYYYIFDVDNVIGASTDALWNNEFKKIFTANVILANVDNVTGDDGSKKRVKADAYFIRAYSYWTLVNYYCLPYSQANLGSKGLPLKKTTDYSESLKRATLQETYDFIMSDIGQAQSLVTYTDVQAALRWRVSKPAIDAFLSRYYLFTGDYDKCIQSANSALATTTAKLVDFNTIPAGNPASYSNPAATLKYSALNDYVAAKFFTWDEFYYTRFTYTSAQWDIPSTNLLALYDQANDLRFQLLMIANGGRRFSVITPAQYRYDYFNDGRYLPAGPTVAEVLLNKAEASARKGDMANALIAVNTLRAKRLKTNVPLTATSAPNALTQILQERRRELPFSFRWFDIRRFSVNEDPSDDVTITRTFFKVGIGTVDVNTVQTYTLPVKSPRYAVPINGVEINASQGQIEQNSY from the coding sequence ATGAAAAAATTAAACATAATGATATTGATGCTGACGTTAATTTCGCTGGCATCGTGCAAAAAATACCTTGAAGAGCCAAACAAGATCCAAACCGATATTAAAACGGTCGATCAGTTGCAGGCATTAATAGATAACGTAAGTGGCGGGCCTGCTTTTAGCTACGAAGGCCATAACGCCACGGCAACCTATTCTACCGATGATACGGAGGTTACAATGGATCTGTATAAAAACAACCCGAACGCCGTTTCTATCGCCAATTTGTATTACTACATTTTTGATGTGGATAATGTGATAGGCGCTTCTACAGACGCTTTGTGGAATAACGAGTTTAAAAAGATATTCACGGCCAACGTTATCCTTGCTAATGTTGATAATGTAACCGGAGATGACGGAAGTAAAAAACGGGTAAAAGCCGACGCTTATTTTATAAGGGCCTACAGCTACTGGACACTGGTTAATTACTATTGTCTGCCTTATTCGCAAGCTAACTTAGGCTCCAAAGGTTTGCCGCTTAAAAAAACAACCGATTATTCAGAATCATTAAAACGTGCTACCCTGCAGGAAACCTATGACTTTATCATGTCTGATATCGGCCAGGCACAATCGTTGGTTACCTATACCGATGTACAGGCCGCGTTAAGATGGCGTGTAAGCAAGCCGGCCATTGATGCTTTCTTAAGCCGTTACTATTTGTTTACCGGCGATTATGACAAATGTATCCAATCTGCCAATAGCGCCTTAGCCACAACTACTGCAAAACTGGTTGACTTCAATACTATACCTGCCGGTAATCCGGCATCGTACAGTAATCCGGCCGCAACATTAAAATATTCGGCCTTAAACGATTACGTGGCAGCGAAGTTTTTTACTTGGGACGAGTTTTATTATACCCGCTTTACCTACACCAGTGCGCAATGGGATATCCCCAGTACCAATTTATTGGCGCTGTATGACCAGGCGAATGACCTGCGTTTCCAACTGCTGATGATAGCTAACGGTGGCCGCAGGTTCAGTGTGATCACCCCTGCACAATATCGTTACGATTATTTTAACGATGGCCGTTATTTACCAGCCGGGCCAACAGTAGCAGAAGTACTGCTGAACAAAGCGGAGGCATCGGCCCGTAAAGGTGATATGGCCAACGCGTTGATCGCCGTAAATACGCTGCGTGCAAAAAGGCTTAAAACTAATGTACCATTAACCGCGACCAGCGCCCCCAACGCGCTTACCCAAATATTGCAGGAGCGCCGCCGCGAGTTACCGTTCAGCTTCCGTTGGTTTGATATCCGTCGCTTTAGCGTAAATGAGGATCCAAGCGATGACGTAACCATTACCCGCACGTTTTTTAAAGTGGGTATAGGTACGGTAGATGTAAACACGGTACAAACATATACGCTGCCGGTTAAAAGCCCCCGCTATGCCGTGCCCATCAACGGTGTAGAGATCAATGCCAGTCAGGGACAGATTGAGCAGAATAGTTATTAA